In Electrophorus electricus isolate fEleEle1 chromosome 14, fEleEle1.pri, whole genome shotgun sequence, a single window of DNA contains:
- the sox9a gene encoding transcription factor SOX-9a has product MNLLDPYLKMTDEQDKCLSDAPSPSMSEDSAGSPCPSGSGSDTENTRPAENNVMGPEGPLGEFKKDEDDKFPVCIREAVSQVLKGYDWTLVPMPVRVNGASKNKPHVKRPMNAFMVWAQAARRKLADQYPHLHNAELSKTLGKLWRLLNDVEKRPFVEEAERLRVQHKKDHPDYKYQPRRRKSVKNGQNDPEDGSEQTHISPNAIFKALQQADSPASSMGEVHSPSEQSGQSQGPPTPPTTPKIDIQPGKVDLKREGRPLPGESGGRQLNIDFRDVDISELSSDVISHMETFDVAEFDQYLPPNGHPASAAYTSTYGLGTTGQAPAAATSGHSWMAKSPSGSPQAGQAPPQHSLTPLGGAGGGEQAQQRPAHIKTEQLSPSHYSEQQGSPQHPTYGSFSLQHFAASPFPSISRAQYDYADQQSSATSYYSHAASQGSGLYSTFSYMSPSQRPMYTPITDSAGIPSIPQTEHSPQHWDQQPVYTQLSRP; this is encoded by the exons ATGAATCTACTCGACCCCTACCTTAAGATGACGGATGAACAAGATAAGTGTCTGTCCGACGCCCCAAGTCCGAGTATGTCAGAAGACTCGGCGGGGTCACCGTGTCCGTCCGGATCAGGCTCCGACACTGAGAACACCCGACCCGCGGAGAACAACGTTATGGGTCCCGAGGGTCCCCTCGGCGAGTTCAAGAAAGACGAAGATGACAAGTTCCCGGTGTGCATCCGCGAGGCAGTGTCTCAGGTGCTCAAAGGTTACGACTGGACTCTCGTGCCCATGCCGGTGCGCGTGAACGGCGCAAGCAAAAACAAGCCGCACGTGAAAAGACCGATGAATGCTTTCATGGTGTGGGCACAGGCTGCCAGAAGAAAACTAGCGGACCAGTATCCTCATCTACACAACGCGGAGCTTAGTAAAACTTTGGGGAAACTCTGGAG ACTGCTTAACGATGTTGAGAAGCGTCCCTTCGTGGAGGAGGCGGAGCGCCTGCGGGTACAGCACAAAAAAGATCACCCAGATTACAAATACCAGCCTCGGCGAAGAAAGTCGGTGAAGAACGGTCAGAATGATCCGGAAGATGGCAGCGAGCAGACGCACATCTCGCCCAACGCTATATTTAAAGCGTTGCAACAAGCGGATTCTCCAGCGTCCAGCATGGGAGAGGTACATTCCCCCAGCGAACAGTCAG gccagTCCCAAGGTCCCCCAactccccccaccaccccaaaaATCGACATTCAGCCTGGTAAAGTGGACCTGAAGCGCGAGGGCCGTCCCCTTCCAGGCGAGAGCGGTGGTCGTCAGCTCAACATCGACTTCCGCGATGTGGACATCAGTGAGCTCAGCAGCGACGTCATCTCCCACATGGAGACGTTTGACGTGGCCGAATTTGATCAGTACCTGCCTCCCAATGGGCACCCAGCCAGTGCGGCCTACACGAGCACCTACGGCCTGGGTACCACGGGCCAAGCACCGGCAGCGGCCACCAGCGGGCACAGCTGGATGGCAAAGAGCCCAAGCGGGAGCCCCCAGGCAGGGCAGGCACCCCCGCAGCATTCACTGACCCCGCTGGGTGGTGCGGGAGGGGGTGAGCAGGCACAGCAGAGGCCGGCACACATCAAGACGGAGCAGCTGAGCCCGAGCCACTACAGTGAGCAGCAGGGATCACCCCAGCACCCCACCTACGGCTCCTTCAGCCTGCAGCACTTCGCTgcctcccccttcccctccaTCAGCCGGGCCCAGTACGACTATGCTGACCAGCAGAGCAGCGCCACCTCCTACTACAGCCACGCTGCCAGCCAGGGATCCGGCCTCTACTCCACCTTTAGCTACATGAGTCCCAGCCAACGGCCCATGTACACCCCCATCACCGACTCAGCCGGGATTCCCTCCATTCCCCAGACGGAGCACAGCCCCCAGCACTGGGACCAGCAGCCTGTGTACACACAGCTCTCGAGACCCTGA